Proteins encoded by one window of Juglans regia cultivar Chandler chromosome 15, Walnut 2.0, whole genome shotgun sequence:
- the LOC109011795 gene encoding extensin-2-like isoform X1, giving the protein MLRSRTETPFAVKMGKMGSRVTTSLILTLFVALVSLSLPSETSANYPYSSPPPPPPKEHYEYKSPPPPPPVKPYHPPYVYKSPPPPPPVKPYHPPYVYKSPPPPPPPKTPYHPPYVYKSPPPPPPKKPHHPPYVYKSPPPPPPKKPHHPPYVYKSPPPPPPKKPYHPPYVYKSPPPPPPKKPYHPPYVYKSPPPPPPKKPHHPPYVYKSPPPPPPKKPHHPPYVYKSPPPPPPKKPHHPPYVYKSPPPPPPKKPYHPPYVYKSPPPPPPKKPYHPPYVYKSPPPPPPKKPYHPPYVYKSPPPPPPKKPYHPPYVYKSPPPPPPKKPYHPPYVYKSPPPPPPKKPYHPPYVYKSPPPPPPTKPYHPPYVYKSPPPPPPPTKPYHPPYVYKSPPPPPPPTKPYHPPYVYKSPPPPPPKEPHHPPYVYKSPPPPPPVHKPPTHPYIYASPPPPHHY; this is encoded by the exons ATGCTTAGAAGCAGAACTGAAACCCCCTTCGCAGTGAAGATGGGAAAAATGGGGTCTCGAGTGACGACCTCTCTCATTCTCACTCTTTTTGTTGCATTAGTCTCTCTCAGCTTGCCGTCTGAAACCTCTGCAAACTACCCATACTCatctcctccacctccacctccaaaGGAGCACTATGAGTACAagtctcctcctcctcctcctccggtGAAACCATACCATCCACCTTATGTGTACAagtctcctcctcctcctccgccGGTGAAACCATACCATCCACCTTATGTGTACAagtctcctccaccaccaccaccccccAAGACGCCGTACCATCCACCCTATGTATACAAgtctcctcctccaccaccgcCAAAGAAGCCACATCATCCACCATACGTGTACAAGTCTCCTCCACCACCCCCACCCAAAAAGCCCCACCATCCACCCTATGTGTACAAGTctcccccaccaccaccacctaaGAAGCCCTACCACCCACCATACGTGTACAAgtctcctcctccaccaccacctaAGAAGCCCTACCACCCACCATACGTGTACAAGTCTCCTCCTCCACCGCCTCCAAAGAAGCCACATCATCCACCGTACGTGTACAAGTCTCCTCCACCACCCCCACCGAAGAAGCCCCACCATCCACCCTATGTGTACAAGTCTC CTCCACCACCCCCACCGAAGAAGCCCCACCATCCACCCTATGTGTACAAGTctcccccaccaccaccacctaaGAAGCCTTACCACCCACCATACGTGTACAAGTCACCTCCTCCACCCCCACCCAAGAAGCCCTACCATCCACCATATGTGTACAAGTCTCCCCCACCACCCCCACCAAAGAAGCCCTACCATCCACCTTACGTATACAAgtctcctccaccacctccaccaAAGAAGCCCTACCATCCACCTTACGTATACAAgtctcctccaccacctccaccaAAGAAGCCCTACCATCCACCATATGTATACAAGTCTCCTCCTCCACCCCCACCAAAGAAGCCCTACCACCCACCTTACGTGTACAAGTCTCCCCCACCACCACCTCCCACAAAGCCCTACCATCCACCCTACGTTTACAAgtccccaccaccaccaccaccacccaccAAGCCATACCATCCACCCTACGTTTATAagtctcctccaccaccaccaccacccaccAAGCCATACCATCCACCTTACGTGTACAAATCTCCCCCTCCACCACCTCCCAAGGAGCCCCACCATCCACCATATGTGTACAagtctcctcctcctcctcctcctgtACACAAGCCACCAACACACCCATACATCTATGCATCACCCCCTCCTCCACACCACTACTAG
- the LOC109011795 gene encoding extensin-2-like isoform X2, with product MLRSRTETPFAVKMGKMGSRVTTSLILTLFVALVSLSLPSETSANYPYSSPPPPPPKEHYEYKSPPPPPPVKPYHPPYVYKSPPPPPPVKPYHPPYVYKSPPPPPPPKTPYHPPYVYKSPPPPPPKKPHHPPYVYKSPPPPPPKKPHHPPYVYKSPPPPPPKKPYHPPYVYKSPPPPPPKKPYHPPYVYKSPPPPPPKKPHHPPYVYKSPPPPPPKKPHHPPYVYKSPPPPPPKKPYHPPYVYKSPPPPPPKKPYHPPYVYKSPPPPPPKKPYHPPYVYKSPPPPPPKKPYHPPYVYKSPPPPPPKKPYHPPYVYKSPPPPPPKKPYHPPYVYKSPPPPPPTKPYHPPYVYKSPPPPPPPTKPYHPPYVYKSPPPPPPPTKPYHPPYVYKSPPPPPPKEPHHPPYVYKSPPPPPPVHKPPTHPYIYASPPPPHHY from the exons ATGCTTAGAAGCAGAACTGAAACCCCCTTCGCAGTGAAGATGGGAAAAATGGGGTCTCGAGTGACGACCTCTCTCATTCTCACTCTTTTTGTTGCATTAGTCTCTCTCAGCTTGCCGTCTGAAACCTCTGCAAACTACCCATACTCatctcctccacctccacctccaaaGGAGCACTATGAGTACAagtctcctcctcctcctcctccggtGAAACCATACCATCCACCTTATGTGTACAagtctcctcctcctcctccgccGGTGAAACCATACCATCCACCTTATGTGTACAagtctcctccaccaccaccaccccccAAGACGCCGTACCATCCACCCTATGTATACAAgtctcctcctccaccaccgcCAAAGAAGCCACATCATCCACCATACGTGTACAAGTCTCCTCCACCACCCCCACCCAAAAAGCCCCACCATCCACCCTATGTGTACAAGTctcccccaccaccaccacctaaGAAGCCCTACCACCCACCATACGTGTACAAgtctcctcctccaccaccacctaAGAAGCCCTACCACCCACCATACGTGTACAAGTCTCCTCCTCCACCGCCTCCAAAGAAGCCACATCATCCACCGTACGTGTACAAGTCTCCTCCACCACCCCCACCGAAGAAGCCCCACCATCCACCCTAT GTGTACAAGTctcccccaccaccaccacctaaGAAGCCTTACCACCCACCATACGTGTACAAGTCACCTCCTCCACCCCCACCCAAGAAGCCCTACCATCCACCATATGTGTACAAGTCTCCCCCACCACCCCCACCAAAGAAGCCCTACCATCCACCTTACGTATACAAgtctcctccaccacctccaccaAAGAAGCCCTACCATCCACCTTACGTATACAAgtctcctccaccacctccaccaAAGAAGCCCTACCATCCACCATATGTATACAAGTCTCCTCCTCCACCCCCACCAAAGAAGCCCTACCACCCACCTTACGTGTACAAGTCTCCCCCACCACCACCTCCCACAAAGCCCTACCATCCACCCTACGTTTACAAgtccccaccaccaccaccaccacccaccAAGCCATACCATCCACCCTACGTTTATAagtctcctccaccaccaccaccacccaccAAGCCATACCATCCACCTTACGTGTACAAATCTCCCCCTCCACCACCTCCCAAGGAGCCCCACCATCCACCATATGTGTACAagtctcctcctcctcctcctcctgtACACAAGCCACCAACACACCCATACATCTATGCATCACCCCCTCCTCCACACCACTACTAG